One segment of Thermus neutrinimicus DNA contains the following:
- a CDS encoding Asp23/Gls24 family envelope stress response protein codes for MVEYEISDHALEGLVAHALSELQGVRLLETAPRSLGEVFRRMKPIKVERTPEGFTVDLVLSVDFGVSIPEVAQAVQKAVAEALYLATGERVQAVNLTVAQVEYRKEAHA; via the coding sequence ATGGTGGAGTACGAGATCAGCGACCACGCCCTCGAGGGGCTGGTGGCCCATGCCCTTTCTGAGCTTCAGGGGGTGCGGCTCTTGGAAACCGCCCCCCGCTCCCTGGGGGAGGTTTTCCGCCGCATGAAGCCCATTAAGGTGGAACGCACCCCCGAGGGGTTCACGGTGGACCTGGTGCTCTCCGTGGACTTTGGGGTCTCCATTCCCGAGGTGGCCCAGGCGGTGCAAAAAGCCGTGGCGGAGGCCCTTTACCTGGCCACGGGGGAGAGGGTGCAGGCGGTGAACCTTACCGTGGCCCAGGTGGAGTACCGGAAGGAGGCCCATGCTTAG
- the lon gene encoding endopeptidase La — MLPETLPVCPVRGSVIYPTMVMPIDAGRPISIRAIDEALARERVLLIVSQKDKEVETPKPSDLYEVGTACNILKMRKNPDGSVQVLVQAFARVRVKEWLDLGDHLEAKGEVLSDEPADPTLVKALVREVKDKFQALLKEGKYLAPEVAQFVLNLEDPSQLADYIAFHMDFRLEDKERVLETPNVAERLKRVLVLLEAELELIETQRRIQQQVKEEIDRNQREYFLREQMKAIQRELHGEEGAEEVEEFRRKVEELHLPPVVRQEVERELNRFARMHPDSAEASVIRTYLDWIVNLPWNTRTEDNLDLNRAKEILERDHYGLEKVKDRVLEYLAVRKLKAERAKRGEIPPDEVNKGPILLFVGPPGVGKTSIAKSIAEALGRKYVRISLGGVRDESDIRGHRRTYIGAMPGRIIQGLRQAGTKNPVFLLDEVDKLGISYQGDPAAALLEVLDPAQNKEFVDHYLGVPFDLSEVMFICTANFPQNIPAPLWDRMEAIEFTSYIEQEKLEIAKRYLLPRQMRETGLLEGQVVITEAALMRLITHYTREAGVRQLEREIGSLLRKAARQILEEGKKRVRITEKDLERYLGPPRHLPETEAREPQVGVATGMYYTPVGGDIMFVEVSVMPGKGNLILTGQLGDVMKESARAALSYAKRNAERFGIPLKRFEESDIHIHVPAGAIPKEGPSAGVAIVSALVSALTEVPVRHDIAMTGEITLTGRVLPIGGVKEKVLGARRAGIREVLLPKQNEADLSDIPKPLRQNMTFHFVEHLDTVLDLALVGGLKALEQRAKEAKARGTKARGKREVVAHA, encoded by the coding sequence ATGCTGCCAGAAACCCTGCCCGTCTGCCCGGTGAGGGGGTCGGTCATCTACCCCACCATGGTCATGCCCATCGATGCCGGGAGGCCTATCTCCATCCGGGCCATCGACGAGGCCTTGGCCCGAGAGCGGGTGCTACTTATCGTGAGCCAGAAGGACAAGGAGGTGGAAACCCCTAAGCCCTCGGACCTCTACGAGGTGGGCACCGCCTGCAACATCCTCAAGATGCGCAAGAACCCGGACGGCTCCGTCCAGGTGCTGGTGCAGGCCTTTGCCCGGGTGCGGGTCAAGGAGTGGCTGGACCTGGGGGACCACCTCGAGGCCAAGGGGGAGGTTCTCTCCGATGAACCCGCTGATCCCACCTTGGTCAAGGCCCTGGTGCGGGAGGTGAAGGACAAGTTCCAGGCCCTTCTGAAGGAGGGGAAGTACCTGGCCCCCGAGGTGGCCCAGTTCGTCTTGAACCTGGAGGACCCAAGCCAGCTGGCGGATTACATCGCCTTCCACATGGACTTCCGCCTGGAGGACAAGGAGAGGGTGTTGGAAACCCCCAACGTGGCGGAGAGGCTGAAGCGGGTTTTGGTCCTCCTCGAGGCGGAGCTGGAGCTCATAGAGACGCAAAGGCGCATCCAGCAGCAGGTCAAGGAGGAGATCGACCGCAACCAGCGGGAGTACTTCCTCAGGGAGCAGATGAAGGCCATCCAGCGGGAGCTCCACGGGGAGGAAGGCGCCGAGGAGGTGGAGGAGTTCCGCAGGAAAGTGGAGGAGCTCCACCTTCCCCCCGTGGTGCGGCAGGAGGTGGAGCGGGAGCTCAACCGCTTTGCCCGCATGCACCCTGATTCCGCCGAGGCCAGCGTCATCCGCACCTACCTGGACTGGATCGTCAACCTTCCCTGGAACACCCGTACCGAGGACAACCTGGATCTAAACCGGGCCAAGGAGATCCTGGAAAGGGACCACTACGGCCTGGAGAAGGTGAAGGACCGGGTCCTGGAGTATCTGGCGGTGCGGAAGCTCAAGGCGGAGCGGGCCAAGCGGGGGGAGATCCCACCAGACGAGGTGAACAAGGGGCCCATCCTCCTCTTCGTGGGGCCCCCTGGGGTGGGGAAGACCTCCATCGCCAAGAGCATCGCCGAGGCCTTGGGCCGCAAGTACGTGCGCATCTCCTTGGGGGGTGTGCGGGACGAATCCGACATCCGGGGGCACCGGCGTACCTACATCGGGGCCATGCCCGGCCGCATCATCCAGGGCCTGCGCCAGGCGGGCACCAAGAACCCCGTCTTCCTCCTGGACGAGGTGGACAAGCTGGGCATCTCCTACCAGGGGGACCCTGCGGCGGCCCTCTTGGAGGTGCTGGACCCTGCCCAGAACAAGGAGTTTGTGGACCACTACCTGGGGGTGCCCTTTGACCTTTCCGAGGTGATGTTCATCTGCACCGCCAACTTCCCCCAGAACATCCCCGCCCCCCTCTGGGACCGGATGGAGGCCATCGAGTTCACCAGCTACATCGAGCAGGAAAAGCTGGAGATCGCCAAGCGCTACCTCCTGCCCCGGCAGATGCGGGAAACCGGCCTCCTCGAGGGCCAGGTGGTGATCACCGAGGCGGCCCTCATGCGCCTCATCACCCACTACACCCGCGAGGCCGGGGTGCGCCAGCTGGAGCGGGAGATCGGGTCCCTTTTGCGCAAGGCGGCCCGCCAGATCCTGGAAGAGGGCAAGAAGCGGGTGCGCATCACGGAGAAGGATCTGGAACGGTACCTGGGTCCACCCCGCCACCTGCCGGAAACCGAGGCCCGCGAGCCCCAGGTGGGGGTGGCCACGGGCATGTACTACACCCCGGTGGGGGGCGACATCATGTTCGTGGAGGTGTCCGTGATGCCCGGCAAGGGCAACCTGATCCTCACCGGGCAACTGGGGGACGTGATGAAGGAGTCCGCCCGGGCGGCCCTCTCCTACGCCAAGCGGAACGCGGAGCGCTTCGGCATCCCCTTGAAGCGGTTTGAGGAGTCCGACATCCACATCCACGTGCCCGCGGGGGCCATTCCCAAGGAAGGGCCTTCGGCCGGGGTGGCCATCGTGAGCGCCTTGGTCAGCGCCCTCACGGAGGTGCCCGTCCGCCACGACATCGCCATGACCGGGGAGATCACCCTCACGGGCAGGGTGCTCCCCATCGGCGGGGTAAAGGAGAAGGTGCTGGGGGCCAGGCGGGCGGGGATCCGGGAGGTGCTCCTTCCCAAGCAGAACGAAGCCGACCTCAGCGACATCCCCAAGCCCTTGCGCCAGAACATGACCTTCCACTTCGTGGAACACCTGGACACGGTCCTGGACCTGGCCCTGGTGGGTGGGCTCAAGGCCTTGGAGCAAAGGGCTAAGGAGGCCAAGGCCAGGGGAACCAAGGCGCGGGGCAAAAGGGAAGTGGTGGCCCATGCCTAG
- a CDS encoding (Fe-S)-binding protein, producing MLTLPEKILFILLLAASLYYAYTGFRRVYLAIRRGRPEERFDRLPERVGRALWLTLTQQTVFKRRPLVSLLHALVFYGFVYYLLVNLVDLLEGYFPLHARGGLWNAYNLVADLLTAAILVGILGLMLRRYLLAPQDFTWNPKVPLHERVRGGIPRDSAIVGAFITFHVGSRLLSKAAGLAQGEPDPFQPVASLLASWLGGLSPSSLVFLEHFFWWGALGSILLFLPYFPRSKHIHLMMGPINLAFRQERPGALLPLDFEREEEKFGAEKLEDLSWKRLLDAYACIMCNRCQEACPAYATGKALSPAAIVISERYELNEILPAFASGQESPRPLMDFALNEEALWACTTCMACVEVCPVGNEPMLHVLDVRRAKVLMEGEFPQELNNAFRGMERSGNPWGIGQDKRLDWAEGLKVPTVEEKPHPEVLYWVGCAASYDPRAQRIARSMVDILNASGVDWAVLGRKEKCTGDSARRAGNEYLFFQLATENVETLNQVAPKTIVTTCPHCFHTLGNEYKAFGGEYRVVHHSEFIAELLRSGRLKVSEETRRVVFHDPCYLGRHNGVYEAPREVLKGVGLFLTEPPRSRERSFCCGAGGAQFWKEEEPGAMRVSENRYRELKGTGAEVIATGCPFCMAMMNVEVAQDEKPPEVLDIAELVARGLKA from the coding sequence ATGCTGACGCTACCGGAGAAAATCCTCTTTATCCTGCTCCTGGCCGCAAGCCTCTACTATGCCTATACTGGTTTTCGCCGCGTGTACCTGGCCATCCGCAGGGGGCGTCCGGAGGAGCGCTTTGACCGCCTGCCCGAGCGCGTTGGCCGGGCCCTTTGGCTTACCCTTACGCAGCAGACGGTTTTCAAGAGGCGGCCTCTGGTTTCCCTTCTCCACGCCCTGGTCTTCTACGGCTTCGTCTATTATCTCCTGGTCAACCTGGTGGACCTTCTGGAGGGGTACTTCCCCCTGCACGCCCGAGGGGGTCTGTGGAACGCTTATAACCTTGTGGCCGACCTTCTCACCGCCGCCATCCTGGTGGGCATCCTGGGGCTCATGCTCCGCCGCTACCTTCTGGCGCCTCAGGATTTCACCTGGAATCCCAAGGTGCCCCTCCACGAACGGGTACGCGGGGGAATCCCCCGGGATTCGGCTATCGTGGGGGCCTTCATCACCTTCCACGTGGGAAGCCGCCTGCTTTCCAAGGCCGCGGGCCTGGCCCAGGGGGAGCCCGATCCCTTCCAGCCGGTCGCCAGCCTTCTGGCCTCTTGGCTTGGGGGCCTTTCGCCTTCCAGCCTAGTGTTTTTGGAACATTTCTTCTGGTGGGGTGCCCTAGGCTCCATCCTCCTCTTCCTGCCCTACTTCCCCCGTTCCAAGCACATCCACCTGATGATGGGTCCCATCAACTTGGCCTTCCGCCAGGAGAGGCCTGGGGCCCTCTTGCCCCTGGACTTTGAGAGGGAGGAGGAGAAGTTCGGGGCTGAAAAGCTGGAGGACCTTTCCTGGAAGCGCCTTCTGGACGCCTATGCCTGCATCATGTGCAACCGCTGTCAGGAGGCCTGCCCCGCTTACGCCACGGGAAAGGCCCTCTCCCCGGCGGCCATCGTCATCTCCGAGCGGTACGAGCTGAATGAGATCCTCCCGGCCTTTGCCAGCGGGCAGGAAAGCCCGAGGCCCCTTATGGACTTCGCCCTGAACGAGGAGGCCCTTTGGGCCTGTACCACCTGCATGGCCTGCGTGGAGGTCTGCCCGGTGGGCAACGAGCCCATGCTTCACGTCCTGGACGTGCGCCGGGCCAAGGTGCTCATGGAAGGGGAGTTCCCCCAGGAGCTCAACAACGCCTTCCGCGGCATGGAGCGCTCGGGCAACCCCTGGGGCATCGGCCAGGATAAGCGCCTGGACTGGGCGGAGGGCCTTAAGGTGCCCACCGTGGAGGAAAAGCCTCATCCTGAGGTCCTCTACTGGGTGGGATGTGCGGCCAGCTACGATCCCAGGGCCCAGAGGATCGCAAGAAGCATGGTGGATATCCTAAACGCCAGCGGGGTGGATTGGGCGGTCCTGGGCCGCAAGGAGAAGTGCACGGGGGATTCCGCCAGGCGGGCGGGCAATGAGTACCTCTTTTTCCAGCTGGCCACGGAGAACGTGGAAACCCTGAACCAGGTGGCCCCTAAGACCATCGTCACCACCTGCCCCCACTGCTTCCACACCCTGGGCAACGAGTACAAGGCCTTTGGCGGAGAGTACCGGGTGGTCCACCACTCGGAGTTCATCGCCGAGCTTTTGCGCTCGGGCCGGCTGAAGGTTTCCGAGGAAACCCGGCGGGTAGTCTTCCATGACCCCTGCTATCTGGGCCGGCACAACGGGGTGTACGAGGCCCCCCGGGAGGTGCTCAAGGGGGTGGGCTTGTTCCTCACCGAACCCCCTAGGAGCCGGGAGCGAAGCTTCTGCTGCGGGGCCGGCGGAGCCCAGTTCTGGAAGGAAGAGGAACCTGGGGCCATGCGGGTTTCGGAAAACCGCTACCGGGAGCTTAAGGGCACGGGGGCGGAGGTTATCGCCACGGGTTGCCCCTTCTGCATGGCCATGATGAATGTGGAGGTGGCCCAGGACGAGAAGCCCCCCGAGGTTTTGGACATCGCCGAGCTGGTGGCCCGGGGCCTTAAGGCCTAG
- a CDS encoding DUF1517 domain-containing protein has protein sequence MRRLVWLLLLALSLALAQKSGGGAGGRPYAPTPPPMSPGPAPVFPSPAPSYPPYPGPVVVYPGGGGGSLGIVPVLVFLGLAVLTAYLVRGLRQAGGYGPGQYPLEPTASVARLRLALLARPQVQRALRLLAEGADTTSAKGLADLVDEAALLLLKEEPAWRFGDYRVVAGSEEEVLGRFDAWMLEERSKYQETFRHFEGKKQVWEEYQAQVEPGGRYLVVSLILAERRFLPPQSPLTRSRARQALMDLAGSSPFTLLAAYLSWTPEREGEALTEEELLLLYPELAKL, from the coding sequence ATGCGCCGCCTCGTTTGGCTCCTGCTTCTGGCCCTCTCCCTAGCCCTGGCCCAGAAGAGCGGGGGCGGCGCAGGCGGACGCCCCTATGCCCCTACCCCACCCCCCATGAGCCCGGGGCCAGCCCCGGTCTTCCCCAGCCCAGCCCCCTCGTACCCCCCCTATCCTGGCCCGGTGGTGGTCTACCCCGGAGGGGGTGGGGGAAGTTTGGGTATTGTACCCGTTTTGGTCTTCCTGGGCCTGGCCGTGCTGACCGCCTACCTGGTCCGGGGCCTCCGCCAGGCGGGGGGTTACGGGCCAGGCCAATACCCCCTAGAACCCACCGCCAGCGTGGCCAGGTTGCGCCTAGCCCTCCTGGCCCGCCCCCAGGTGCAAAGGGCCCTCCGGCTTCTGGCCGAGGGAGCGGACACCACCTCGGCCAAGGGCCTGGCGGACCTGGTGGACGAAGCGGCGCTTTTGCTCCTCAAGGAGGAACCCGCCTGGCGCTTTGGGGATTACCGGGTGGTGGCAGGTTCCGAGGAGGAGGTCCTGGGCCGGTTTGACGCGTGGATGCTGGAGGAGCGGAGCAAGTACCAGGAAACCTTCCGGCACTTTGAGGGAAAGAAGCAGGTGTGGGAGGAGTACCAGGCCCAGGTGGAGCCCGGCGGGCGCTACCTGGTGGTAAGCCTCATCCTCGCCGAGCGCAGGTTTCTTCCTCCCCAATCCCCCTTGACCCGATCCCGGGCCAGGCAAGCCCTCATGGACCTGGCGGGATCCAGCCCCTTCACCCTCTTGGCCGCGTACCTCTCCTGGACCCCGGAAAGGGAAGGTGAGGCCCTGACGGAGGAGGAGCTCCTTCTCCTCTACCCGGAGTTGGCCAAGCTTTAG
- the bshA gene encoding N-acetyl-alpha-D-glucosaminyl L-malate synthase BshA: MRVLRLGLVAYPGLGGSGIVATELAHRLAQMGHQIYLFATERPFRLPKESPVVYVPVDLPFYPVFPGPLYTLSLAGVLEREAKRLGLELVHTHYAIPHAAAAYLGLGEELPLVHTLHGTDVSVLGMDPAFHGPTRKALQRAQATTAVSQALAQEARKAFGVSPVVIHNAVDPERFYPRPERKKLYAEEGEWLLLHASNFRPIKRVPDIVRAFAKVRRRVKARLLLLGKGPEEGEAKRVAEELGVERWVTFHPPTPHPEEVLGAADLFLLASEEESFGQAALEALASGVPVVATAVGGVPELVRPEVGRLVELGDLEGFAQAVLDLLAHPGLPSMRKAAREYAIARFHPERITQAYLEVYQKALEGSP; this comes from the coding sequence GTGAGGGTGCTCAGGCTGGGCCTGGTGGCCTACCCCGGTCTGGGGGGTAGCGGGATTGTGGCCACGGAGCTGGCCCACCGCCTGGCCCAGATGGGCCATCAGATCTACCTTTTCGCCACGGAAAGGCCCTTCCGCCTGCCCAAGGAAAGCCCTGTGGTCTACGTCCCCGTGGACCTGCCCTTTTACCCCGTCTTCCCCGGCCCCCTTTACACCCTGTCCCTGGCCGGGGTGCTGGAGCGGGAGGCCAAGCGGCTGGGCCTGGAGCTGGTCCACACCCACTACGCCATTCCCCACGCCGCCGCTGCCTATCTGGGGCTCGGCGAGGAACTTCCCCTGGTGCATACCCTCCACGGCACCGATGTCTCGGTGCTGGGCATGGACCCGGCCTTCCACGGACCCACCCGGAAGGCCCTCCAAAGGGCCCAGGCCACCACCGCGGTGAGCCAAGCCCTGGCCCAGGAAGCCCGGAAGGCCTTCGGGGTTAGCCCCGTGGTCATCCATAACGCCGTGGACCCGGAGCGCTTCTACCCAAGACCGGAGCGGAAGAAGCTCTATGCGGAGGAGGGGGAGTGGCTTTTGCTGCACGCCTCCAACTTCCGCCCCATCAAAAGGGTGCCGGATATCGTGCGGGCCTTCGCCAAGGTGCGAAGAAGGGTAAAGGCCAGGCTCCTTCTCCTGGGGAAGGGACCGGAGGAAGGGGAGGCCAAGCGGGTTGCGGAGGAACTCGGGGTGGAGCGCTGGGTCACCTTCCACCCCCCCACGCCCCACCCTGAGGAGGTCCTGGGGGCTGCTGATCTCTTCCTGCTGGCCTCGGAGGAGGAATCCTTTGGCCAGGCGGCCCTCGAGGCCCTGGCCAGCGGGGTGCCCGTGGTGGCCACCGCCGTGGGCGGGGTTCCCGAGCTGGTACGGCCCGAGGTGGGCCGGCTGGTGGAGCTGGGGGACCTGGAGGGCTTCGCCCAGGCGGTGCTGGACCTCCTTGCCCATCCCGGGCTCCCCAGCATGCGCAAGGCTGCCCGGGAATACGCTATCGCCCGCTTTCACCCCGAAAGGATCACCCAGGCCTACTTGGAGGTGTACCAAAAGGCCCTGGAGGGGTCCCCCTGA
- a CDS encoding divergent PAP2 family protein: MELLANQVFWTAILANFLAQTLKLFLYYLLEGRFQWERFLETGGMPSSHSATVSALAMGVGFQEGFGSTLFAVAAIFALIVMYDATGIRRAAGLHAQLLNQLVQELQQVLEKGPAPEPLKELLGHTYLEVLVGALLGALVAFLSFHLFPAA; this comes from the coding sequence ATGGAGCTCCTCGCTAACCAGGTCTTTTGGACCGCGATCCTGGCCAACTTCCTGGCCCAGACCCTGAAGCTGTTTCTCTATTACCTGCTGGAGGGCCGGTTCCAATGGGAGCGCTTCCTGGAAACCGGGGGAATGCCCAGCTCCCACTCCGCCACCGTCAGCGCCTTGGCCATGGGCGTGGGCTTCCAGGAAGGTTTTGGTAGCACCCTCTTCGCCGTGGCCGCCATCTTTGCCCTCATCGTCATGTACGACGCCACGGGAATCCGCCGGGCGGCTGGCCTGCACGCCCAGCTTCTGAACCAGCTGGTTCAGGAACTGCAACAGGTGCTGGAGAAAGGCCCCGCTCCGGAGCCCCTTAAGGAACTGTTGGGCCACACCTACCTCGAGGTCCTGGTGGGGGCATTGCTGGGCGCCTTGGTGGCCTTCCTCAGCTTTCACCTTTTCCCGGCGGCGTAA
- a CDS encoding bifunctional 5,10-methylenetetrahydrofolate dehydrogenase/5,10-methenyltetrahydrofolate cyclohydrolase codes for MTLARTLSGHEVATTVYGELREALSSLPFVPSLRVIRLGEDPASVSYVRLKDKKARELGLLSQVEVFPEDTPEEALLRRIEALNQDPEVDGILVQLPLPAHIRTERVLEAISPLKDVDGFHPLNVGKLWSGGEGLFPCTPLGIVRLLRHYGVELRGKEVVVLGRSNIVGKPLAGLLLREDATVTLAHSRTRNLPEVTRRAEVLVVAVGRPHLVRREWVRPGAVVVDVGVNRVEGRLLGDVHPEVAEVASALTPVPGGVGPMTVAMLMANTVKAALLRRHGAPR; via the coding sequence ATGACCCTTGCCCGTACCCTTTCCGGCCATGAGGTGGCAACCACCGTGTATGGAGAGCTGCGGGAGGCCCTTAGCTCCCTGCCCTTCGTCCCCTCCCTCCGGGTGATCCGCTTGGGAGAGGACCCCGCCTCGGTCTCCTACGTGCGCCTTAAGGACAAGAAGGCCAGGGAGCTTGGCCTCTTGAGCCAGGTGGAGGTGTTCCCCGAGGATACCCCGGAGGAGGCCCTTCTCCGGCGTATAGAGGCCCTGAACCAGGACCCAGAGGTGGACGGCATCCTGGTCCAACTCCCCTTGCCCGCCCACATCCGCACGGAGCGGGTCTTAGAGGCCATCTCCCCCCTTAAGGATGTGGATGGCTTCCACCCCCTCAACGTGGGGAAGCTTTGGAGCGGAGGGGAGGGGCTTTTCCCCTGCACGCCCTTGGGTATCGTCCGCTTGCTCAGGCATTACGGGGTAGAGCTCAGGGGTAAGGAGGTGGTGGTCCTGGGCCGGTCCAACATCGTGGGCAAGCCCCTTGCTGGCCTTCTCCTGCGGGAGGACGCCACGGTGACCCTAGCCCACTCCCGTACCCGGAACCTGCCCGAGGTGACCCGGCGGGCGGAGGTGTTGGTGGTGGCCGTGGGGCGGCCGCACCTGGTGCGAAGGGAGTGGGTGCGGCCCGGGGCCGTGGTGGTGGACGTGGGGGTGAACCGGGTGGAGGGTAGGCTTCTTGGCGATGTTCACCCCGAGGTGGCCGAGGTGGCCAGCGCCCTTACCCCCGTGCCCGGGGGCGTGGGGCCCATGACCGTGGCCATGTTGATGGCCAATACCGTGAAGGCGGCGTTGCTTAGACGGCATGGAGCTCCTCGCTAA
- a CDS encoding class I SAM-dependent methyltransferase has product MPRDWDAFYRETEGERAPAFTVRAYGPFVPPGPILDLAGGLGRNARYFLQRGHPVVLVERSREALRKLAGTPGLTLVELDLEDPKALTHLPKGPFAGILMSYYVNRPLLKALPPLVAPGGLLLVEGFSRREALRRNRPQSPFYWEPYELLTPPPGLLLRAFGEGWMEGYRVFAVYGNPRP; this is encoded by the coding sequence ATGCCTAGGGATTGGGATGCCTTTTACCGGGAAACGGAAGGGGAACGAGCCCCGGCCTTCACGGTGCGGGCCTATGGCCCCTTCGTACCCCCTGGGCCCATCCTGGACCTGGCCGGAGGCCTAGGAAGGAACGCCCGCTACTTCCTGCAAAGGGGCCACCCCGTGGTCCTGGTGGAAAGGAGCCGCGAGGCCCTAAGGAAACTGGCCGGCACCCCCGGGCTCACCCTGGTGGAGCTGGACCTCGAGGACCCCAAGGCCCTCACCCACCTTCCCAAAGGCCCCTTCGCCGGCATCCTCATGAGCTATTACGTAAACCGGCCCCTTCTTAAGGCCCTTCCTCCCCTGGTGGCCCCAGGGGGGCTTCTCCTGGTGGAAGGCTTTAGCCGCCGGGAAGCCTTGCGGCGCAACAGGCCGCAAAGCCCCTTCTACTGGGAGCCCTACGAACTCCTCACCCCTCCCCCAGGCCTCCTGCTGCGGGCCTTTGGGGAGGGGTGGATGGAGGGCTACCGGGTCTTCGCCGTGTATGGAAACCCTAGGCCTTAA
- the nusB gene encoding transcription antitermination factor NusB: MLRRARELAMRALFAHTQGGVDLEEAFRHALEEMGGEEDPYGDLLDQEGVAFARRLLEGYKAHAEEVDQVLRDTVEGWDFGQMSKTDLTVLRLAAYEMLHEPTPFAPLIEVAVKIANRYGGEHSGAFVNGVLGRLYRRIQEGELKAVPKED, from the coding sequence ATGCTTAGGCGAGCCAGGGAACTGGCCATGCGGGCCTTGTTCGCCCATACCCAGGGGGGAGTGGACCTGGAGGAGGCTTTCCGGCACGCCTTGGAGGAGATGGGAGGCGAGGAGGACCCCTATGGGGACCTCCTGGACCAGGAGGGCGTGGCCTTTGCCCGGCGCTTGCTGGAGGGATACAAGGCCCATGCGGAAGAGGTGGACCAGGTGCTACGGGATACGGTGGAGGGTTGGGACTTCGGCCAGATGTCCAAAACCGACCTCACGGTCCTGCGCCTGGCCGCTTACGAGATGCTCCACGAGCCCACTCCCTTTGCGCCCCTGATCGAGGTGGCGGTAAAGATCGCCAACCGCTATGGGGGAGAGCACTCAGGGGCTTTTGTCAACGGGGTTCTGGGCCGCTTGTACCGACGGATCCAGGAGGGTGAGCTGAAGGCGGTGCCCAAGGAGGACTGA
- a CDS encoding TerC family protein: MSGEALLVLLSVAVLEALLSGDNALVLAVMVRPLPTHLRRKALFYGVLGAYLLRGLALLFAVYVIRLWWVQVLGGLYLLFLMVQHFHDHPEAKPLPETTAREFWRVVLLINLVDLAFAVDSILAVVAFSQDLLLVFLGVALGILFIRLAASYVVAVMERYPGLEKVAYALVGWAGVKLLLEGNATLAELLHRPELAWHLPKPAFWGVTFLILLGGSLLAFRKHA, translated from the coding sequence ATGAGCGGGGAAGCGCTATTGGTGCTCCTTTCCGTGGCGGTCCTCGAGGCCCTCCTCTCCGGGGACAACGCCTTGGTGCTGGCGGTGATGGTGAGGCCCCTGCCCACCCACCTGCGCCGCAAGGCCCTCTTCTACGGGGTCCTGGGGGCCTACCTCCTCAGGGGCCTAGCCCTCCTCTTCGCCGTGTACGTGATCCGGCTATGGTGGGTTCAGGTGTTGGGGGGGCTTTACCTCCTCTTCCTTATGGTTCAACACTTCCACGACCACCCCGAGGCCAAGCCCTTGCCCGAAACCACCGCCCGGGAGTTTTGGCGGGTGGTCCTCCTCATCAACCTGGTGGATCTGGCCTTTGCCGTGGACTCCATCCTGGCAGTGGTGGCCTTTTCCCAGGACCTCCTCCTGGTCTTCCTGGGCGTGGCCCTGGGCATCCTCTTCATCCGCCTGGCTGCCAGCTACGTGGTGGCGGTTATGGAGCGGTATCCCGGCCTGGAAAAGGTGGCCTACGCCCTGGTGGGCTGGGCCGGGGTCAAGCTCCTCTTGGAAGGAAACGCCACCCTGGCGGAACTCCTGCACCGTCCCGAGCTGGCCTGGCACCTGCCGAAACCCGCCTTCTGGGGCGTAACCTTCCTCATCCTCCTGGGGGGAAGCCTTCTGGCCTTCCGGAAACATGCCTAG
- a CDS encoding alpha/beta hydrolase-fold protein, giving the protein MVRVSKRTVTFFPPAQAKALVGDFTDWERNPIPLQGPVTLEFPEGAYVEYAFLDEGGRPFPDPDNPERADNPWWTYPRAIRLPGHRFEAPPEPREEPRVERHRLGERRFYVADAGTSPQATLVAQDGVAFYRTAGLHKVAQALVEAGEIPAVRLVFVEPIDRNQEYRFSEAYEEEFHRVLGEVERLKGPLGEVLLVGASLGGLFSLWQALRHPGRFPKVLALSPALKAHPGGTDAYRDREWLLEQYANAKVLPRIYLEVGLLEWLLAPVRRFAALLADRKVPHAYRERASGHNWVTWKQALAPGLRYLLGEA; this is encoded by the coding sequence GTGGTACGGGTTTCCAAGCGCACCGTCACCTTCTTTCCCCCAGCCCAGGCCAAGGCCCTGGTGGGAGATTTCACCGACTGGGAAAGGAACCCCATTCCCCTCCAAGGCCCCGTCACCCTGGAGTTTCCCGAAGGAGCCTATGTGGAATACGCCTTCCTGGACGAAGGGGGTAGGCCCTTCCCCGACCCCGATAACCCGGAGCGGGCGGACAATCCCTGGTGGACCTATCCCCGGGCCATTCGGCTTCCCGGGCACCGGTTCGAAGCGCCCCCTGAGCCCAGGGAAGAACCCAGGGTAGAGCGGCACCGCTTGGGGGAAAGACGCTTCTACGTAGCCGATGCGGGGACAAGTCCCCAGGCCACCCTGGTGGCCCAGGATGGGGTGGCCTTCTACCGCACCGCAGGCCTGCACAAGGTGGCCCAGGCCCTGGTGGAGGCGGGCGAGATCCCAGCGGTGCGCCTGGTCTTTGTGGAGCCCATCGACCGGAACCAGGAGTACCGGTTTTCCGAAGCCTACGAGGAGGAGTTCCACCGGGTCCTAGGGGAAGTGGAACGCCTAAAGGGCCCCTTGGGGGAGGTCCTCCTGGTGGGGGCCTCCTTGGGGGGGCTTTTTTCCTTGTGGCAAGCCCTTCGCCACCCGGGCCGCTTCCCAAAGGTCCTCGCCCTCTCCCCGGCGCTAAAGGCCCATCCAGGCGGCACCGACGCCTATCGGGACCGGGAATGGCTTTTGGAGCAGTACGCTAACGCCAAGGTCCTACCCCGCATCTACCTGGAGGTGGGTCTTTTGGAATGGCTCCTGGCCCCAGTCCGCCGCTTCGCCGCCCTCCTGGCTGACCGCAAGGTTCCCCATGCCTACCGGGAAAGGGCCTCGGGACACAACTGGGTCACGTGGAAGCAAGCCTTGGCCCCTGGGCTAAGGTACCTTTTGGGGGAGGCATGA